In Arachis hypogaea cultivar Tifrunner chromosome 2, arahy.Tifrunner.gnm2.J5K5, whole genome shotgun sequence, a genomic segment contains:
- the LOC112757746 gene encoding E3 ubiquitin-protein ligase PUB23-like, with translation MDHGIDVPPFFVCPISLEIMKDPVIVSTGITYDRESIEKWLLKNKTCPVTKQTLEILDLTPNHTLRRLIQAWCTLNASHGVERIPTPKPPVNKEQVSKLIKDASSNDQDSSLLSQCLVSLKSMAAESESNRRCIESAGAVEFLASIVVMNHGYDSIEVSSDGDEGFDTKSGVSDEALSILHNLHLSENGLKALLGFKDGIFVDSLTRVLQRGIYESRAYAVFLLKSMSQVANPNQLVNLRNELFVELVQVLKDQISQKASKETLETLIEICPWGRNRIKAVESGAIHVLIELLLDCKEKKPCEMMMMVLDILCQTADGRAELLGHAAGVAVVSKKILRVSTLVNDRAVKILLSIARYSATQSVVQEMLLIGVVAKLCLVLQVDSGNKAKEKAREILKLHSKTWRNSPCLPTNFLSAYPTN, from the coding sequence ATGGATCATGGAATTGATGTTCCACCATTTTTTGTTTGTCCAATTTCATTGGAGATCATGAAGGATCCGGTGATTGTATCCACAGGAATCACCTATGATAGAGAGAGCATTGAGAAGTGGTTATTGAAGAACAAGACATGCCCGGTGACCAAGCAAACCCTTGAGATTTTAGACCTAACTCCTAATCACACTCTTAGGAGATTGATTCAAGCATGGTGCACCTTGAATGCTTCTCATGGAGTTGAAAGAATTCCAACACCAAAGCCTCCGGTCAATAAAGAACAGGTATCAAAGCTCATCAAAGATGCTTCTTCTAATGATCAAGATTCTTCATTGCTTTCTCAGTGCCTTGTGAGCCTTAAATCGATGGCGGCCGAGAGCGAATCGAACCGGAGATGCATTGAATCAGCTGGAGCTGTTGAGTTCTTAGCTTCAATAGTTGTGATGAATCATGGTTATGATTCAATTGAGGTTAGTTCTGATGGAGATGAAGGTTTCGACACGAAATCGGGCGTTTCGGATGAAGCTTTGAGCATACTACACAATCTTCATTTGTCAGAAAATGGTTTGAAGGCCTTATTAGGGTTCAAAGATGGAATCTTTGTTGATTCCTTGACAAGGGTCTTGCAAAGAGGAATCTATGAATCAAGGGCTTATGCAGTTTTCTTGTTGAAATCCATGTCCCAAGTTGCAAACCCTAACCAGCTAGTGAATCTTAGAAATGAATTGTTTGTGGAATTGGTTCAAGTTCTAAAGGATCAAATCTCACAAAAAGCTTCAAAGGAAACACTAGAAACCCTAATTGAGATTTGTCCATGGGGAAGAAACCGGATCAAAGCGGTCGAATCCGGGGCGATCCATGTCCTTATTGAGCTTCTTCTTGATTGCAAAGAGAAGAAGCCATgtgagatgatgatgatggtctTGGATATTCTATGCCAAACTGCTGATGGAAGAGCTGAGCTTCTCGGCCACGCTGCCGGCGTGGCCGTCGTTTCGAAGAAGATTCTTAGGGTTTCAACATTGGTGAATGATAGGGCTGTGAAGATTTTGCTCTCAATTGCAAGGTACTCAGCAACACAAAGTGTTGTTCAAGAAATGTTGCTAATTGGTGTTGTTGCTAAACTTTGTTTGGTTCTTCAAGTTGATAGTGGAAACAAGGCTAAGGAGAAAGCAAGGGAAATTCTCAAGCTTCATTCTAAAACATGGAGGAATTCTCCTTGTTTACCTACCAATTTTCTTTCTGCTTACCCTACAAATTAG
- the LOC112729896 gene encoding dof zinc finger protein DOF3.5-like, whose product MESVWKPNVEISPNCPRCGSSNTKFCYYNNYSLTQPRYFCKGCRRYWTKGGSLRNVPVGGGCRKNRRGNKTLRQSLEGLNFKNSSSSPSHDHTSNNPNPNPNSIIGHHHSNRSSSPVIADGPNIDLALVYANFLNQKPNSGDGVVENNNNNQDHHHQLLQPVFDDPSLEDGPSSTNFPPHQEFGLNGCINLPELPKFVGEGNNNHQMYLKEFNSSMEIHHQRDNNNNNDGPIEHCSINTFELPPLPGDEEASHHHHHHHLMWSNDNNPEMIMVNHDAFHDQIATHHHHHHHPPLFGSEAHHDADLLIGNWSPFDLPSSNDASSFSRHR is encoded by the coding sequence ATGGAGAGTGTGTGGAAGCCTAATGTTGAGATATCCCCAAATTGCCCTCGGTGTGGTTCCTCCAACACAAAGTTTTGCTACTACAACAACTACAGCTTAACTCAACCAAGGTACTTTTGCAAGGGCTGTAGAAGGTACTGGACAAAAGGTGGGTCCCTCCGGAACGTTCCGGTCGGCGGCGGCTGCCGGAAGAATAGAAGAGGTAATAAAACCCTAAGACAATCCCTTGAAGGCCTTAATTTCAAgaattcatcatcatcaccatcacatGATCATACCTCaaataaccctaaccctaaccctaactctaTTATTGGCCATCATCATTCTAATAGATCCTCATCACCAGTGATAGCTGATGGACCAAACATTGACCTTGCCCTAGTTTATGCAAATTTCCTCAATCAAAAGCCAAATTCAGGAGATGGGGTGGTtgagaataataacaataatcaagatcatcatcatcaattattGCAACCAGTTTTTGATGATCCTTCTCTAGAAGATGGTCCAAGTAGTACTAATTTTCCTCCTCATCAAGAGTTTGGTCTTAATGGATGTATAAATCTTCCTGAGCTACCCAAATTTGTTGGTGAGGGAAATAATAACCATCAAATGTACTTAAAAGAGTTCAACTCTTCTATGGAGATTCATCATCAAagggataataataataacaatgatgGACCAATTGAGCATTGTAGTATCAATACTTTTGAGTTGCCACCATTACCGGGTGATGAAGAAGcctcacatcatcatcatcatcatcatttgatGTGGTCAAATGATAACAATCCTGAGATGATAATGGTGAACCATGATGCCTTTCATGATCAAATAGccacacatcatcatcatcatcatcatccaccaCTTTTTGGGAGTGAAGCTCATCATGATGCTGACTTGTTAATTGGTAATTGGAGCCCCTTTGATTTGCCATCATCAAATGATGCTTCTTCATTTTCTAGGCATCGATGA